The window AAACTTGCATCCCTTGCATATTCCATGCACTTGGCCTCTGCAGATAACAAAAGTCAAGCTTACAAAGAGAAGATAATGAATGACTGGTCCCTAGAGAGTAGTAAGATGGTTTACCCCATAAAGAGAGTACAAGGAATAAAGAGATGAGCATGCAGTTCCCATGAAAGATAGACGATAAGCCCTATTAGAGAGGTTCTTTGGCACTAGAGGTAACACTGCCAGCACAGCTATAACGAAAACCTGCGAAAGATGAAAACGACTAAGACGCGGAAAAAATATCCAGGTGAAGTATACCAGAAAAAATGCTTTAGTCTTTGATTAGTTCATATCTGAGTATAACAAGCACATCAAGACATGAGAACAAAAAGACAGAACACCACACAACATCTAATAAAATGTCCACGTAAAGGATTCAACAGCAGAAAATAAAAGTAATCCCAAAACTCAGAGCCCTAATAAAAAGCTAAACTCTTTTATAAAAACTAAGTCTAATAAAAATGTACACTTGTGATTTAAGAAGAAGGTACACAAAAGTCTGGAGTTCACTGCATAAGGAGTGATGctgataaattaaaatattttcacttGCACAGTTGCACCAAGAACAAGAAACTGCAATAGGGAAAACAGAATATTACCCAAGCATTGACAGAAAACTGAATAGTCTGCTGATCCCACCGCCCTGAACTCACACCTGAAGTAGCAGATGGCCCAGTGGTTCTCGGAACAGATCCTGATACACAAGAGTGTAGTCAGTAAACTCAATCTCATATTAGCATAAACTGATGAAAGTTGACTAAAccagaaaagagaaaaaagtcCACCAGAGTTTCGTGAACGAGCTTGTTCATTTGCATTGGTAGATGCAGATGGTCTTGCAGATTGcgacgaagaagatgaactAGCCATAGGCTCCACAACAAGATCAGGatcctacaaaaaaaaaataccatagCAGTATAAAGCACTCCATATTCAGCAAACAAGTCGAGAAAAATACATtcaaaatattgaacatctaaattTTAAATCGAGTAACTGCAACACACGTTAAACCCTAAGATTCAAAGTTCACAAAACCTCTCCCAAAATAAGTAGCTCACACTAATCAAACTCGAACTCACACTACAAAGACCGTAAACGCAAATTCAAGAGTGTAAAAGAGAGTACGGACCACGTAGCGTTGGTAGAATTTACGCTTGTAGTGCTCGACGACCTCGGGGCGACTAGCCATGTGAGGAGGGATTAGGATATTAGACCAGTAATCCACCCATCGAGAATCGTTATCGTACTCGTAAGCTGCCGCCGCAATCTTCTTCAATCGCTGTGGATCATCGCCGCCTTCCGCCATCGAATGCGATCGTTATTCTCGCCGGAGAGATTTCGATTCGACGACCTTTCTGGGTTTTTGTTTAGTCCATTTCTCTTTTTATAGGGGAATCTTCGAAAACGACGACGTCATGTAAATGTTTACAATACGTTCTCGAAACGACGACGTATTAACAGCATTATGTTAAATAATAGGTTTGTATTTGACTTGTTTAATCAAAAACGCTTTGTAAACACTAAACAGAGATAGGAACGCATACAAAAACGTACATTTCAACAAAATTCAGATACAAAGAGACTTCTTATCAGTGGATTTGCTCTCTAACCGGTTTGGTTTAGCTAAGAGATCGATAACCTAAGGGTCCTTGTAAACCGTCTTGATCAGGTCCGTTCCTCCCAGCCAAAGAAGGCATCCATGGGAACAGCTTGCTGAGCTCATTTCCCAACGTCCTCGTCTTCACTTCCTTATCATTGATCCCATACTTCGCCCTCTCTATAGCTTCCATTATATCCTCCCTTGCCACAGCTTCCCCGCCTGAAAAAACAATCATCTCTTTTAACACACCCGGGAAGCAACAATATTATACGAACCAAAAGGCTAACCTCTACGAGCAGCGAGCAATGCAGCTTCATTGACGATATTGGCGAGATCAGCACCTACGAATCCGGGAGTCAGAGACGCAACCAGATCACATATGAGAAACGCATCTTCTTCTAGAGGAACGTCTCTCAAATGTACGGCCAAGATTTTCCTACGTCCTTCTTGGTCCGGTTCTGCAACCACAACTTTCCTCGAGAATCTTCCTGGCCGACATAGAGCAGGGTCTAATGCTTCTGGTCGGTTAGTTGCTGCGATTACAATCACTTTTATGTCTGACTCGAATCCATCCATCTCAGTAAGCAACTACAAAAAGGGAAAGAACCATCTCAGCAAATGGCAACTAGTtaattaaattgtttttaaagGTTTGATTCATTACTTGGTTTAGCGTCTGGTCACGCTCATCGTTGAAACTTCTACCGCGTTTTCCACCAACCGCATCGAGCTCATCGATGAATATAATGGAAGGTGAGTTCTTTCTGGCTGCACTGAAGAGATCTCTGATTCGCGCAGCGCCTCTTCCGACAAACATTTCAACAAACTCGCTAGCGGAAACAGAGAAGAAGGGAACTCCAGCCTCTCCGGCTACAGCTCGAGCCAACAAGGTCTTACCAGTCCCTGGTGGACCGACCAAAAGCACGCCTCTAGGTAATCTTGCTCCTAGCTTCTTGTAGTTTATACTTCCTTGAAGACATGACACTATCTACAAAATCAAGACAGAACATCATAAACTAAGCCTAGAAAGTTGAATTAACTGAATCTTATTATTACCTCAACGAGCTCGTCTTTAGCAGAATCAACGCCCTCCACGTCATCGAATCCAACAGTGGGATTTTTAGACCGTCGTTTCTTCGCAGGGCTGTTAGATGCTGAGAGCTGCCGATAGAGAAGCCACATGAGAGGAGTTAAAGGAATCCATAGAGTGATGATAGTTAACAAAACAGTTCTCATTGACTTCAACGCAGATTGAGGAGCTGAGCTATAAGTAATCCCTTTCTCCCTCATCAAACCAAGAAGAAACTTCTCATCGTGATCTACTTTCCTCGTCACGTACTTCCACACAGGAGCCAAAGCTCGAACCTTTCCAACGTCTTTCGTAACATCTTCAACAACCTCAACATTCTCCTCAGCAGTGTTGTAATAGATTCGACGAGAACCTTCTTCGAGCAAAACCTTAGAGACAGAACCGCCTCGAAGATTCGTGACGAAGTCTGAGTAAGGGACAATGGATGGAGAGGGAACAGCGGTTAGCCTCAAGAACAGATAACAAAGTCCGAAGATAACCGCCACGCCGGTGGATAAGATCACTCTTTTGATGTTCTTTCTCAAAAACAATCTGAAGTCTTCCAGTGACGCTCTGAGATCGAATCTGCCAAGTCTCATGCTCAGTAAACGTAGCCTAGGTCGAAGCCTAAGAGAAaaccttcttcttctcgttCCTTTGCTTGTACCGTTTTCACCATAATCACTATTCACTAGTCGCTTAATCTCGTTATTACAAGAAAACCGACCAAGTCTTTTGCAACTAAACGACAGATTCTTTGTCCGAGCGACACTAACATTAAGCTCGCTAATCCTTGAGTACACTGTTCTGCTGAATCTATCCGGAGGATTAGCTACTTTAAGATGAAACCGATCATCCCATGTATGTGTACAGAGAACATTGAAAGTAGTAGCCATTGAATCTCGTTCCTGGGAAGCTGAATCATGCGTTGTTCATCGGGCGAAACATTTGAAATAAAAACCGAAATCTTACGAAAGCCCACCAAGCGTAACGTGATGCTTCATGCTTGTGGGAAGATTGAATTGGAGATGGAATTGGAAAAAGTTATCGTCTTGAAGCTGGCTGCTGTTTCAATTGAAAGGATAAGAGCTCGCAAAAGCTCCAAAcaattttgacggaaaaaaaaaaaatattatgacgACTCTAGCGGTTATTGGACTATCCAATAGAAAAGTAAGACACAATAGCCCATTGGATATAAATGGGCTGATTTG is drawn from Brassica rapa cultivar Chiifu-401-42 chromosome A05, CAAS_Brap_v3.01, whole genome shotgun sequence and contains these coding sequences:
- the LOC103870915 gene encoding uncharacterized protein LOC103870915; this translates as MAEGGDDPQRLKKIAAAAYEYDNDSRWVDYWSNILIPPHMASRPEVVEHYKRKFYQRYVDPDLVVEPMASSSSSSQSARPSASTNANEQARSRNSGSVPRTTGPSATSGVSSGRWDQQTIQFSVNAWVFVIAVLAVLPLVPKNLSNRAYRLSFMGTACSSLYSLYSLYGRPSAWNMQGMQVYFQSIMGAKDFIYFIYCLTFVTSHLCLKFALIPILCRALEQLAKFLRRNFARSTIYRKYLEDPCVWVESNTTTLNILSSQAEIAIGFLLIISLLSWQRNIIQTFMYWQLLKLMYQAPVTAGYHQSTWSRIGRTVNPIIQRYAPFLNTPVTAVQRWWFR
- the LOC103870914 gene encoding probable inactive ATP-dependent zinc metalloprotease FTSHI 3, chloroplastic codes for the protein MATTFNVLCTHTWDDRFHLKVANPPDRFSRTVYSRISELNVSVARTKNLSFSCKRLGRFSCNNEIKRLVNSDYGENGTSKGTRRRRFSLRLRPRLRLLSMRLGRFDLRASLEDFRLFLRKNIKRVILSTGVAVIFGLCYLFLRLTAVPSPSIVPYSDFVTNLRGGSVSKVLLEEGSRRIYYNTAEENVEVVEDVTKDVGKVRALAPVWKYVTRKVDHDEKFLLGLMREKGITYSSAPQSALKSMRTVLLTIITLWIPLTPLMWLLYRQLSASNSPAKKRRSKNPTVGFDDVEGVDSAKDELVEIVSCLQGSINYKKLGARLPRGVLLVGPPGTGKTLLARAVAGEAGVPFFSVSASEFVEMFVGRGAARIRDLFSAARKNSPSIIFIDELDAVGGKRGRSFNDERDQTLNQLLTEMDGFESDIKVIVIAATNRPEALDPALCRPGRFSRKVVVAEPDQEGRRKILAVHLRDVPLEEDAFLICDLVASLTPGFVGADLANIVNEAALLAARRGGEAVAREDIMEAIERAKYGINDKEVKTRTLGNELSKLFPWMPSLAGRNGPDQDGLQGPLGYRSLS